From the Lemur catta isolate mLemCat1 chromosome 1, mLemCat1.pri, whole genome shotgun sequence genome, the window ccccccgagtctgagcctcaagcatgtccattccctagacagtgcacacatcgcactcatcacgtaggtatgcatcCATCTCCAACGCCCACCCCCATCctcccgagtcagaacttcaagcgtgtccattccccagacagtgcgcattgcactcatcaagtaggtatacacccatcccttccccccagcccccacctctgtctgatacccaattggtgttattcccaaatgtgcacttaggtgatgatcaggaaaaccagtttgctggtgagtacatgcggtccttatttttccattcttgggatacttcacgtaatagaatgggttccaactctctccaggagaaccaaagagatgccatatcactgttatttcttatagctgagtaatattccatggtatatatatacaccatattttgctaatccattcatgaattgatgggcatttcggttgtttccacatatttgcaattgtgaattgtgctgctataaacattcaggtgcaggtgtcttttttatagaatgacttttgttcttctgggtagatgcccaataatgggattgctgcattgaatggtaggtctgcttgaatctatttaaggtatctccatagtgctatccacaggggttgcactagtttacagtcccaccagcagtgtatgagtgttcttgtctctccatattgacgccaacatgtattgttttgggactttttgatacaggccattctcactggagttaagtgatatctcattgtggttttgatttgcatttccctgatgattagagatgttgaacatttttcatatgtttgttagtcattcttatatcttcttttgaaaaatttctattcatgtcctttgcccactttttgatagggttgttcgattttttcttactgattttcctgagttctaaatagattcttcttATCAGTCCTTAATCTGATGtatagtatgtgaaaattttttcccatcctgTAGGTTCTCTGTTTACTCTCctgactgtttccttggctgtgcagaagctttttaatttgatcaggtcccatttatttatttttgttgttgctgtgattgccttctTCATAaataggggtcttcttcataaattctttgcctaggccaatgtttgtaagagtctttcctactttttcttccagaattctaatagtttcccacctaaggtttaagtctgttatccaccgtgatttgatttttgtgagaggggaaagctgtgggtcctgttttagtcttctacatgtggctatccagttttcccagcaccatttattgaataaggaatcttttccccagagtatgtttttgtcagctttgtcaaagattagatggctatatgaggatggttttatatttggattttctgttctgttccactggtctgtgtccctgcacttgtgccaataccaaacagttttaataatcacagccttgtagtatagtttgaagtctggcaaattaatacctcccattttgtttttgttgcttataattgcttttgctaaacaggatcttctctggttccatacaaagcataaaattattctttctatgtctgtgaaaaatgatgttggtaatttaatagggattggattgaatctgtagatcactttgggcagtatagacattttaacaatgttgattcttccgatccgtgagcatggtatggttttccacctatttacatgttctgcgatttccttcctcagtgtttcatagtccTCCCTAtcgaggtcctttacctccttagttaaatatattcctaggtattttattttctttgttgctattttgaagggtactgagtccttaatttggtgcttcgtttgactgttattggcacatatgaatgcctctgatttgtgtgtattgattttgtatcctgagactttactgaattcattgatcaatacCAGGAGTCTCTttgttgaatccttggggttttctagatataacatcatatcatcagcaaaaagtgagagtttgatctcttctttccctatttggactcccttgattccactctcttgcctgatagctcttgcaaggacttccaatactgtgttgaaaagtaatggggacagtgggcagccttgtctggttccagtttgaagtgggaatgttttcagtttttcctcattcagtatgatgttggcggtgggtttgtcatatatggcttttatcatttttagataggtcctgtctatgcctattttgttaaacattcttatcataaaagggtgttgaattttgtcaaatgctttttctgcatctattgagagaatcatatgatctttatttttgcttctatttatgtggtgaattacatttatagatttgcgtatgttaaaccatccctgcatctctgggatgaagcccacttggttgggatggattatttttttcataagcacttggattcgatttgctagaattttattgagaacttttgcatctatattcataagggatattggtctgtagtttccttttttttgttgcatcctttcctggttttggtattaaaattatgttggcttgcttaaatgtgttggggagaattccatccttctcgatgttgaagaatagtttatgtaggatgggcaccagttcttctttgtaggtatggtaaaattcaggtgtgaacccatctcgtctagggcttttctttttggggagggttttttattgctgttttgatttcagatctagatattggtctattcaggaattctgttttttcctggttgagcctgggaaggctatgtgtttctaaaaatttgtccatttccttcacattttccaatttgtgtgtaTAAAGAATTTTGTAGAATTCGTAGATAATATCATGTATCCAtgtggcattggttgtgatttctcctttcatgttcctgatggaggttattagagttttttcttttctgctcttggttagtctagccagaggtgtgtctattttgtttatcttttcaaagaaccaactttttgttttattaatctcccttatggtttttttgttgtccttttcatttagttctgatttgatcttaataatttctctccatcCTGTCAAAATGATTTGTTCAAAGCCCAGACTTGTCATACTTTATGGCCTCAAGACTCTGCTATAGGGAGTTAGCAGAGCCATTCTCAAAACCAATCCACCAAACATCACCCAGTTTACAGCAGcttattttaaagaacttattGTGTtcagaggagggaatacttctcTGGATATAAAAGATCTAGTTAAACAGTTTCATCAGATTAAAGTAGAGAAGTGGTCAGAAAGAATGGTACAGAAGAAGAAACCAGAATGTGTAAATGAACCAGAAGGAACATCTGCAATTTCTCCAGCACCTACACAGGTGGAAAAAATCTACAGACACAGAGAAGGACAATATAGCTGGAACACTATTTAGCAACAAAACCACCCAGTTTCCATCAGTTCATCCTGAGTTCTTAGAGCATGAGAGCACAGCTGAAGCAGTTCATGGTCTGTCTTCTAAACCAACCACCCCTAAGACTGCTAGCCCACCCTCATCACCACCTCCAGCAGGTGTCTCTCCAGAGTTTGCCTATGTCCCAGCTGACCCAGCCAAGTTTGCTGCTCAGATGTTAGGTAAAGTTTCATCTACTTATTCTGATCAATCTGATGTTTTAATGGTGGATGTGGCAACCAGTATGCCTGTTATCAAGGAAGCACTGAGCTCAGAGTCTGATGAAGATGTCACAGTGGCCACTTCTCCTGTGTATTCTAGAGAAGTGGTAGCAGTGCAGGTTGTGAGCCAGAAATCTGACCATGTAGATTTGGGTCCTAAAACTAAAGGCAATAAGGCTGAACCATCAACAGCTTCCTCATTCCCCTTGCAGGATGAACAAGAACCTCCTGCTTATGATCGAGCTCCTGAGGTCTCTTTGCAGGCTGATACTGAGGTTACATCAACTGTTCATATATCATCTATCTATGAAGATGAGCCTGTAACTGAAGGAGTTGTTTATGTTGAACAAATGCCAGAACAAATATTTATCCCCTTTACTGTTCAAGTTGCTTGCCTTAAAGAAAATGAGCAGTCACCACCAGTAGTTCCAAACCTGTAGTACACAAGACAGTCTCAGGCATGTCTAAAAAATCTGTAGAGTCTGTAAAACTTATACATTTGGAGGAGCATGCAGAATATGATTCCTCAGTACATGTGGAGGCAGAAGCTACAGTTCTACTCTCTGACACTTACATGAAAGTTCTGCCTGAGGTATCTGCACAGCCCCTGGATGCAGAGGGCTCCATCACAATAGGCTCTGAAAAATCTCTGCATCTTGAAGTGGACATCATTTCAATGGTCGCTGACAAAAGTGGGCAGGAGGAGTCAGGGGAAAACTCTGCACCCCAGGAGATCCCCAAACCTGTGTTCCCTGGGGAAGTGGCAGATGTACATGTAAAATCATCTGGTGGCTCCATTCCTCCTTTTCCAGAAGGTCTCAATGCACCAGAAATTGAACCAGAAGGGGAAGGCAGCACCTGACAAGGTTTGATGAAGCCAGCACTAGCAGCAAGTGAAGCAGGACAACCACCACCATATTCTAACATGTGGACCCTTTATTGTCTAACTGATATGAATCAACAGAGTcacccatcaccaccacctgCACCTGGGCCTTTCCCCCAAGCAACCTTCTATTTATCTAATCCTAAGGGTCCACAGTTTCTGCAGCATCCACCAAAAGTCACTTCTCCAACTTATGTGACGATGGACAACAGCAAGAAGACCAGTGCCCTCCCTTTTATCTTAGTAGCCTCAAATGTTCAGGAAGCACAGGAATGGAAAGCTCTTCCTGGACATGCTGTTGTTTCACAGTCAGATGCCTTGAAATGATATGCTGCAGTACAGGTGCCCATTGCTGTTGCTGCATATCAGAAATTCCAGAAACATACCCTAAATCCCCAGAATACTAGTCCTCCTACAAGTGGACAAGATGTCCCCAGACCACAAAGccctgtttttctttccattgctTTCCCAGTAGAAGATGTAGCCAAAAAAAGTTCAGGATCTGGTGACAAACGTATTCCCTATGGAAGTTATGGTATTGCTGGAGAAATTACTGTGACTACAGCCCATGTTCACAAAGCAGAAACTAAAAGCTGGTAGGTAAATTttcctactattaatatatggtcCTTAACACTCTTGAGTTTTCAGCATTTTGTTGAcctaaaaattgagatatttaaaacaattaaatcgAATTAATATGTAATGAGTTGGGGTGTACTCTAATTTGATGTGGTTATTGTCTCCACCTTCTTAACCACCATTACCAATAAACACACAGGTGCACAGCAGCACGGTGACTCACACCAAGGGTTTGGTGCCCAGTACATGAACCAACCAAGCCATCAACTTGGTCGCCTTTGAATAGCGGGTCTGTTGTCTAACACTGGTAGATGCTAAAGGgggatggatttttaaaatggacaacAAAATCTAGCCAGCATGTATAAGGAATAGGGAGGAGCAGAGACAATAGCTGGGAACAACTGGAGAACAAGGAAGAGAGAAGTGCTGCTCACATATGGAATGCCCAACCTGTGAGGTAAGAGACTGGTGGAgagaaccattctggattcccagctgattaatcaaatgattcttaaaataatagtGAATATTTTCGAAACAGGATCCGtatttttcacctctcacacaaatgcgcacttctcatctctgttgataatcaaatcaaagacacagggctgacagaagccctgcacttgccaccccacacaaAAATCTCAACTCCAACGAAGGATTCTTATACTAATGGGtaaaaagggctccggttcttgaaatagtggtgaaattacggtggaataatactgaaaagaatggTTTCTTGAAAGGTTTCAGTAACAAGTATTGGAAATATCAAGTTAGCTGGACCTCAACATAGTTTGGTCTCCAAAAACTATCTTCGGGTTAaaaatgcagagaccaaccttatgacaattatggtgaaaagtgctataaaaaatggcaaataattatcaaTATAGTGggttttttggaaaagtttcagTCTAAtaactgaaacagaatccgcacttttcacctctcaaaCAAATGGGCTCTTCTCATCCCTGGCAACATTCAAGTCAAActcaggactcacagaggccctgtgCTTGCCACCCCACACATGAATCTCAACTCCAAGttaggattcttatgctaatgggtgaaagtGCTCTGGTTcttgaaataatggtgaaacgatggtgGAATAATACCAAAAGGAATGGTTTCTTCAAAGGCTCTAGAACCAAGagttggaaataccaagttagctgggcctgaGCATAGTTTGGTGTGGGAAAACTATCTTAGCCTCAAGGAcacagagaccaaccttatcacaattatggtgaaaattgctataaaaaatggcaaataattctcaacatagtggttttttcaaaagtttgagtctaaagaccgaaacaggatccgcacttttcacctctcacacaaatgcgcacttctcatctctggcaATAGTCAAATCAAACAccagactgacagaggccctgcactggcgaCCTCACCAAAAAACTCAACTCCAAGaaaggattgttatgctaatggaTGAAAAGTGCTCCGATTCttgaaataatagtgaaatgatggtggaataatactgaaaagattggtttcttcaaaggctctggtaccaagtattggaaatagCAAGTAAGCTGGGCAACAGCATACTTTGGTGTGCGAAATGTAACTTAggcttaaggatacagagaccaaccttatcactatcctggTGAAAAGTcctataaaaaatgacaaataattctcaacatagtggttatttcaaaagttctgctaCATACTTCCTGGAAATATCCAT encodes:
- the LOC123641224 gene encoding LOW QUALITY PROTEIN: calcium-binding tyrosine phosphorylation-regulated protein-like (The sequence of the model RefSeq protein was modified relative to this genomic sequence to represent the inferred CDS: inserted 1 base in 1 codon; deleted 1 base in 1 codon; substituted 1 base at 1 genomic stop codon), with the protein product MICSKPRLVILYGLKTLLXGVSRAILKTNPPNITQFTAAYFKELIVFRGGNTSLDIKDLVKQFHQIKVEKWSERMVQKKKPECVNEPEGTSAISPAPTQVEKSTDTEKDNIAGTLFSNKTTQFPSVHPEFLEHESTAEAVHGLSSKPTTPKTASPPSSPPPAGVSPEFAYVPADPAKFAAQMLGKVSSTYSDQSDVLMVDVATSMPVIKEALSSESDEDVTVATSPVYSREVVAVQVVSQKSDHVDLGPKTKGNKAEPSTASSFPLQDEQEPPAYDRAPEVSLQADTEVTSTVHISSIYEDEPVTEGVVYVEQMPEQIFIPFTVQVACLKENEQSPPXSSKPVVHKTVSGMSKKSVESVKLIHLEEHAEYDSSVHVEAEATVLLSDTYMKVLPEVSAQPLDAEGSITIGSEKSLHLEVDIISMVADKSGQEESGENSAPQEIPKPVFPGEVADVHVKSSGGSIPPFPEGLNAPEIEPEGEGST